A genomic region of Torulaspora delbrueckii CBS 1146 chromosome 7, complete genome contains the following coding sequences:
- the SDA1 gene encoding Sda1p (similar to Saccharomyces cerevisiae SDA1 (YGR245C); ancestral locus Anc_5.81), which translates to MARRGRAAILPTNIILLQNLVKRDPESYHEEFLQQYAHYESLRDIFMLQGLAGSDNAGGAGDSNGSSGSGTSGSTSQLMELIGFVSQVCFCFPKETANFPNELKQLVLEHHKSLPFELKEKIISSLMMLRNKGVISAEQLIQTMFPLLIAYSSQGNALTVNSHARELRQMIYKNLISLLKSCNTGSKNQKLNRSTQAVCFNLLEQPDSQGIWAAKLTRELWRRGIWDDSRTVEIMTQATLHGDVKIAISGVMFFLDADKEREANFEDNSEDEDGFDLDALKHKMQVNKKTGRRGKKLETAIKTYKKKSNGSAQDNGFLNFSAIHLLRDPQGFAERLFNQHLSGKNNNRFDLDQKISLMQLISRMVGTHKLMVLGLYTYFLKYLTPKQRDVTKIMSACAQACHEMVPPENLQVMVRKIADEFVSDGVASEVAAAGLNTIKEICSRAPLAIDDTLLQDLTEYKTSKAKGVNMAAKSLVTLYREIAPEMLKKKDRGKTAAMGLQEAKREGKDLKSRRPQFGVETGNVEGIAGIELLAKWKNENGNGNEDDEANWEVDEEGASEEDVEGDWVTMDSDKEYDVDMSDSDKDSDLDLSDKEEETKLDPETAFRELASTRVLTPADFAKLNELRTEEGVAKLMGIKKNEELVDSTTLVGPVKYKQTREERIQKIVEGREGREKYGSRKGNRDKAHSTTNREKARKKNFVMMIHKRSVQGKQKMSLRDKQKVLRQHITKQKKKGH; encoded by the coding sequence ATGGCCAGGAGAGGAAGAGCGGCAATTTTGCCCACAAACATTATATTGTTGcaaaatttggtcaaacGTGATCCGGAATCTTACCatgaagagtttttacAGCAGTATGCGCATTATGAGTCCTTGAGGGATATCTTTATGTTGCAAGGGTTGGCAGGGTCTGATAACGCTGGAGGTGCCGGAGATTCGAACGGTTCTTCTGGGAGTGGTACAAGTGGGTCCACTAGTCAACTGATGGAACTGATTGGGTTTGTTTCTCAGGTGTGTTTCTGTTTTCCAAAAGAGACTGCCAATTTCCCAAACGAGCTGAAGCAGCTCGTTCTTGAACACCATAAATCTCTGCCGTTTGAACTGAAGGAAAAGATAATCTCTTcgttgatgatgttgagaaACAAGGGTGTTATCAGTGCAGAACAACTAATTCAGACCATGTTCCCCCTGTTGATTGCATATTCGTCGCAAGGAAATGCGCTTACGGTGAATTCTCATGCGCGTGAATTGAGACAGATGATttacaagaatttgatctcCTTGCTAAAGAGCTGTAACACGGGTTCTAAGAACCAAAAATTGAACAGATCTACGCAAGCCGTTTGtttcaatctcttggaGCAACCGGACTCTCAGGGTATCTGGGCTGCAAAGTTGACAAGAGAGCTATGGAGACGTGGTATATGGGATGACTCCAGAACTGTCGAGATTATGACTCAGGCTACGCTGCATGGCGACGTTAAGATTGCCATTTCCGGTGTTATGTTCTTCTTGGACGCCGATAAGGAACGTGAAgccaattttgaagataacTCCGAGGATGAGGATGGATTTGACCTGGATGCTTTGAAGCACAAGATGCAAGTCAACAAGAAAACTGGTAGACGTGGTAAGAAGTTAGAAACTGCCATTAAGACctacaagaagaaaagcAATGGATCAGCACAGGATAACGGGTTCTTGAATTTCAGTGCCATCCATCTTTTGAGAGATCCTCAGGGTTTCGCCGAAAGGCTCTTTAATCAACATTTGTCTGGCAAAAATAACAACAGGTTTGATTTGGATCAAAAAATCTCCCTAATGCAGTTGATTTCTAGAATGGTTGGTACCCATAAATTGATGGTCCTAGGATTGTACACTTATTTCCTCAAATACCTAACGCCAAAGCAAAGAGATGTTACCAAGATCATGTCTGCATGTGCGCAGGCTTGTCATGAAATGGTTCCGCCGGAGAATTTGCAAGTCATGGTTCGTAAAATTGCCGATGAGTTCGTGTCTGACGGTGTCGCCTCCGAAGTTGCCGCCGCTGGTTTAAACACAATCAAGGAGATTTGTTCCCGTGCACCTTTGGCAATTGACGACACGTTACTGCAAGACCTTACTGAGTACAAGACTTCCAAGGCCAAGGGTGTTAACATGGCTGCCAAATCGTTAGTGACATTGTACCGTGAAATAGCACCAgagatgttgaagaaaaaagacCGTGGTAAGACGGCTGCTATGGGATTGCAAGAAGCCAAGCGTGAAGGcaaggatttgaagagtaGAAGACCACAATTTGGTGTGGAAACCGGTAACGTCGAAGGAATTGCTGGTATTGAACTATTGGCTAAATGGAAGAACGAAAATGGGAATGGCAACGAGGACGATGAAGCTAACTGggaagttgatgaagaagggGCATCTGAGGAAGACGTTGAAGGCGATTGGGTTACAATGGACAGTGATAAGGAATATGATGTGGACATGAGCGATAGTGACAAGGACTCTGACCTCGACCTCAGCgacaaagaggaagaaaccAAGCTGGATCCAGAGACAGCGTTCCGTGAGTTAGCATCTACTCGTGTGCTTACCCCAGCAGATTTCGCCAAGTTGAACGAGCTACGTACCGAGGAAGGTGTGGCCAAATTGATGGGTATAAAGAAGAACGAAGAGCTTGTCGATTCGACGACGCTGGTCGGTCCCGTCAAGTACAAGCAAACTCGGGAGGAGCGTATTCAGAAGATCGTGGAAGGTCGTGAAGGCCGTGAGAAGTATGGTAGCCGAAAGGGGAACCGTGACAAGGCTCACTCAACTACGAATAGAGAGAAGGCtagaaagaagaatttcgTCATGATGATTCATAAGCGTTCCGTGCAAGGCAAGCAGAAGATGTCGCTGCGGGATAAGCAGAAAGTGC
- the BRF1 gene encoding transcription factor TFIIIB subunit BRF1 (similar to Saccharomyces cerevisiae BRF1 (YGR246C); ancestral locus Anc_5.80) codes for MPVCKACKGTEFERDLSNANNDLVCKNCGVVSEDNPIVSEVTFGETSGGAAVVQGSFIGAGQTHASFGSHGGSSALESREATLNNARRKLRAVSHALNIPEYITDAAFQWYKLALANNFVQGRRSQNVIAACLYVACRKEKTHHMLIDFSSRLQVGVYSIGATFLKMVKRLHITKLPLADPSLFIQHFAEKLDLGDKKIKVVRDAVKLAQRMSRDWMYEGRRPAGIAGACILLACRMNNLRRTHSEIVAVSHVAEETIQERLNEFKGTKAGKLSINEFRNDETTEPGAQPPSFTRNRINEKKLKRKLGNNDVNETSEEALNRNPILTQILGEQGLSSKEVLYYLKQFSQRREQVIQGMKSTHGIDDAHVHGEKKLNDEIDGYSLETDPYRPRNLHLLPTTESLLSKVVDDPENLEDADDEELEALLLDDEASKMKERIWIGINGDYLLEQESKRLKMEADAATGNTSGKRRRPNRRKKKPTDIDAAGAASMMSELKDESGLQAALKAAEESGDFTAADSVKTCYKKPVFRRKSTTMQLMVYSSEL; via the coding sequence ATGCCTGTGTGTAAGGCTTGTAAAGGCACAGAGTTTGAGAGAGACTTGTCGAATGCAAATAATGACCTTGTTTGTAAGAACTGTGGTGTGGTCTCCGAGGATAATCCGATCGTGTCTGAAGTGACTTTTGGAGAGACAAGTGGTGGTGCAGCTGTTGTTCAAGGTTCTTTCATTGGTGCAGGACAGACTCATGCTTCGTTTGGGTCTCATGGTGGTTCGAGTGCTTTAGAGTCGCGAGAAGCTACATTGAATAACGCTAGAAGAAAGCTTAGAGCCGTTTCTCACGCGTTAAACATCCCCGAGTATATCACCGATGCCGCATTCCAATGGTATAAGCTAGCACTGGCGAATAATTTTGTTCAGGGACGTAGATCACAGAATGTTATTGCTGCGTGTCTTTACGTGGCGTGTCGTAAGGAGAAAACACACCATATGCTAATTGATTTCTCTTCGAGGTTGCAAGTTGGAGTTTATTCGATTGGTGCGActtttttgaagatggtTAAGCGCTTACACATTACCAAATTGCCCTTGGCAGACCCTTCATTGTTTATTCAACATTTCGCAGAGAAATTGGACTTGGGTGATAAGAAAATTAAGGTTGTTAGAGACGCTGTGAAACTGGCACAACGAATGTCGCGTGATTGGATGTATGAGGGCCGGAGACCCGCGGGGATCGCAGGTGCCTGTATTTTACTAGCGTGTCGGATGAACAACTTGAGAAGAACGCACTCTGAGATTGTCGCTGTATCACACGTTGCAGAGGAAACCATTCAGGAGCGGTTGAACGAATTTAAGGGCACCAAAGCTGGTAAACTTTCGATCAATGAGTTTAGAAACGATGAGACTACAGAGCCTGGAGCTCAACCACCATCGTTCACAAGAAACAGGATTaatgagaagaagctaaagaGGAAACTCGGGAATAATGATGTCAATGAGACCAGTGAAGAAGCGCTCAATCGGAATCCCATTCTCACCCAGATTTTGGGAGAACAAGgactttcatcaaaagaagtgCTCTACTATCTAAAACAGTTCTCCCAACGACGGGAACAAGTAATACAGGGTATGAAAAGTACACACGGGATCGACGACGCACATGTTCACGGCGAGAAAAAGCTTAACGACGAAATAGACGGGTATTCGTTAGAGACAGACCCGTACAGGCCCCGAAACTTGCACCTGCTCCCAACCACAGAGTCACTACTATCGAAAGTGGTAGACGATCCCGAGAATCTCGAAGATGCTGACGACGAAGAGCTAGAAGCTCTGCTCCTAGATGACGAAGCATCTAAAATGAAAGAGAGGATATGGATTGGGATCAACGGGGACTACTTGCTGGAACAGGAGAGTAAACGGCTCAAGATGGAGGCAGATGCAGCCACAGGAAACACTTCTGGAAAGAGAAGACGTCCCAACAGGCGCAAAAAGAAGCCCACTGATATAGATGCCGCTGGGGCGGCCAGCATGATGTCTGAACTCAAGGATGAGTCCGGCCTACAagctgctttgaaagctgcTGAAGAGAGCGGTGATTTTACAGCTGCCGATAGCGTCAAAACATGCTACAAAAAGCCAGtttttcgaagaaaatCAACTACGATGCAGTTGATGGTCTATTCAAGTGAATTATAA